In Chelonia mydas isolate rCheMyd1 chromosome 10, rCheMyd1.pri.v2, whole genome shotgun sequence, a single window of DNA contains:
- the CATSPER2 gene encoding cation channel sperm-associated protein 2, which yields MNPQSPESASQTKVSSPFTLLPRADAIRSKLIYTFYLIDHLQGLSHAIPRHNIKDFLDPKKQRKLMLTDHNQLVRFNITPVRNTIITPEKRLRNRVQVRCSRWPPLTMWASWVLNSTIFKSFIICLIFLNMLVLMIKSEVMNRMDVSLVNLKLALEVTVWVILLIFIMEILLNWIVSFRGFWKSSWNVFDFSITIVSVIPEFLDIVGVTNKIAAMSFIRAFRILRTLKLFSKFRQVRVIILAIAKTLKAMTFILLLLLVFFYVFAVSGIFFFESYSRSDRTDLEFSMYFRDIPNTLVTLFILFTMDHWYALLQDTWKIPEMNKVISSLYIILWLLIGSFMFRNIFVAIMVTNFQMIRSDLAEEVKQIEAQKKADLFKTQIIERRHSQPISADSPQMPLQVSGLEVCPGAEAAPSAQQPEYMVVAKQSVKDLDWETYIHQNLQSLVEVNEDGWVVWPSDSLFRYFELLEQLQHNLEERKRLQHYAVMALLNMEDK from the exons ATGAATCCTCAG agcCCAGAGAGTGCTTCCCAAACCAAAGTCAGCTCCCCATTTACGCTGCTTCCCCGAGCTGATGCCATTCGCTCCAAGCTGATCTACACTTTCTACTTGATCGACCACCTTCAGGGACTGAGCCATGCCATCCCACGGCACAATATCAAGGATTTCCTTG ACCCCAAGAAGCAGAGGAAGCTGATGCTCACAGACCATAACCAGCTGGTTCGTTTCAACATCACCCCAGTCAGGAACACCATCATCACCCCGGAGAAACGCCTGCGTAACCGCGTCCAAGTGCGCTGCAGCCGCTGGCCTCCCCTGACCATgtgggcatcctgggtcctgaaCA GTACCATCTTCAAAAGCTTCATCATCTGTCTCATCTTCCTGAACATGCTGGTTCTTATGATCAAGAGCG AGGTGATGAACAGGATGGATGTCAGCCTGGTGAACCTGAAGCTCGCCTTAGAAGTGACTGTCTGGGTCATCCTCCTCATTTTTATCATGGAGATTTTGCTGAATTGGATTGTTAGTTTCAGAGGCTTCTGGAAAAGCAGCTGGAATGTCTTCGACTTCAGCATTACCATAGTG TCCGTGATCCCCGAGTTCCTGGACATCGTTGGCGTAACCAACAAGATAGCTGCCATGAGTTTCATCAGGGCCTTCCGCATCCTCCGCACCTTAAAGCTCTTCTCCAAATTCCGGCAAGTTCGGGTGATCATCCTGGCAATAGCAAAGACCTTGAAG GCCATGACCTTCATCCTGCTGCTCTTGCTGGTTTTCTTCTATGTGTTTGCTGTATCTGGCATCTTCTTCTTTGAGAGCTACAGTCGGTCAGACCGCACCGACCTGGAGTTCAGCATGTATTTCAG GGATATCCCCAACACCTTGGTGACACTGTTCATCCTCTTCACCATGGATCACTGGTATGCCCTGCTCCAGGACACCTGGAAGATACCTGAGATGAACAAGGTCATCAGCAGCCTCTATATCATCCTCTGGCTGCTGATTGGATCCTTCATGTTCAGGAACATCTTTGTGGCAATTATGG TGACTAATTTCCAGATGATCCGGAGTGACCTGGCTGAAGAGGTGAAGCAGATAGAGGCCCAGAAGAAAGcagatttatttaaaacacagaTTATAGAGAG GAGACACAGCCAGCCCATCTCAGCAGACAGCCCACAGATGCCCTTG CAGGTCTCAGGCTTGGAGGTTTGCCCAGGAGCAGAGGCAGCCCCTAGTGCGCAGCAGCCGGAGTACATGGTGGTAGCGAAGCAGAGTGTGAAGGACT TGGACTGGGAGACGTACATCCACCAGAACCTGCAGAGCCTGGTGGAGGTCAATGAGGATGGGTGGGTGGTGTGGCCCAGCGACTCCCTCTTCCGCTACTTTGAactgctggagcagctgcagcacaacCTCGAAGAGCGCAAGAGGCTGCAGCATTATGCAG TCATGGCCTTATTAAACATGGAGGACAAGTAA
- the LOC102942672 gene encoding zinc transporter ZIP1 gives MRSLLAAKLGCLLGLLLLPLLCGLLPGRLRGAGIRGRWRSIVGCVAGGIFLATCLLDIVPDSLSDMREELRSQQITVDFPFPEFVLTLGFLLVLVIEHMVLDCSERRSGEATPLLSCGEATPQPADTGEWVVETGVPHLPADFPAHSSFRSFVLFLSLSVHSLFEGLAVGLQDTESKVLQICIAIVAHKSVIAVSLSLLLLQSQVPACWFVALIGTFALMSPLGIAVGIVMMQNPGPSSTMAQCLLEGIAAGTFVYITFLEILPHELNAPKCRLPKVLSMLLGFSVMAALRFLG, from the exons ATGCGGTCCCTGCTGGCGGCCAAGCTGGGCTGCCTGCtcgggctgctgctcctgccgctGCTCTGCGGGCTGCTCCCCGGGCGGCTGCGGGGCGCGG GGATCCGCGGGCGGTGGCGCAGCATTGTCGGCTGCGTGGCTGGAGGCATCTTCCTGGCCACCTGCCTGCTGGACATAGTCCCTGACTCTCTGTCTGACATGCGGgaggagctgcggagccagcagaTCACG gtgGATTTTCCCTTTCCTGAATTCGTCCTGACTCTTGGCTTCCTGCTGGTTCTCGTAATCGAGCACATGGTCTTGGACTGCAGTGAGCGGCGGTCAGGGGAGGccacccccctcctctcctgTGGGGAGGCCACCCCTCAGCCAGCAGACACTGGTGAGTGGGTGGTGGAGACGGGTGTACCTCACTTGCCTGCAGACTTCCCGGCCCACTCGTCCTTCCGCTCCTTTGTCCTCTTCCTATCTCTATCGGTGCACTCCCTGTTCGAGGGCCTGGCCGTGGGGCTGCAGGACACGGAGTCCAAGGTGCTGCAGATCTGCATCGCCATCGTGGCGCACAAGAGTGTGATTGCTGTCAGCCTCTCGCTCCTGCTGCTCCAGAGCCAGGTCCCTGCCTGCTGGTTTGTGGCTCTGATTGGCACCTTTGCCCTCATGTCTCCCCTTGGCATCGCAGTGGGGATTGTGATGATGCAGAACCCAGGCCCCAGCAGCACCATGGCCCAGTGCCTGCTGGAAGGGATCGCTGCAGGGACCTTTGTCTATATCACCTTCCTTGAGATCCTGCCTCATGAACTGAACGCCCCGAAGTGCCGCCTGCCCAAAGTGCTCTCCATGCTGCTGGGCTTCTCAGTCATGGCTGCCTTGCGCTTCCTGGGCTGA